The window TGCCGCCTCGTCGTTTCAGTTCGTGATGCCTACTTGCTGACTTCATTTTTTTGCCCTGTGATCAGACTGGAGTCAATAAGCTTGCTGATTTGGTTGGAGTTACTCTTGGCCCAAAAGGACGGAATGTCGTCCTTGAGAGCAAATACGGGTCACCTAGAATTGTCAATGATGGCGTCACGGTGGCAAAAGAGGTACTGTTCTGTCACGAGATTTAGCACGTCATTTCTTACCCTGTGGACTGTGAACTTTTCTTATGATTGGCTTCTGGATCAGGTTGAGCTGGAGGACCCTGTCGAAAATATTGGAGCTAAATTGGTCAGGCAAGCTGCTGCTAAGACCAATGATTTGGCTGGTGATGGAACAACCACTTCTGTCATCCTTGCTCAGGGGATGATTGCCGAGGGTGTTAAGGTACAGCAATATGAAACCATGGTTCTTGCTACAGTTTATAGCATAAGTGCTCTCATTCAGTTCTGGACATAATGTTCAGTTTGTTTAATTACTTTCTGCAGATTGTTGCTGCCGGTGCTAATCCAGTACAGATTGCCCGTGGTATTGAGAAAACAACCAAAGCACTAGTCGGTGAGCTCCGAAAGATGTCCAAGGAGGTGAGATGTCGCTAATCTGTTGTTCCGTTCTGGAAATAAAATCATTCTAAATTCAGTATTATGTCTCCTCTGACCTATGCTGTTCTGCAATCACAAACATTAAACCAATCTTGTAACGCAATATTAGCATGCATATGATTCTTGTGACTTTGGCTCACTATGTTACATATAAACAGGATGGCTTATTTACCTTTAAGGACCGTAAATGAGACATGTTCTATTACGCAGCTGCTTACATAATACAGAATAAATGTGAATTTAGCTTGTCTGTATATATATAAATCAATTGGACATATACTGTACATGATTAAGTCCACAGCAATTGGTGTTCAATATGACATCACTACATTCGCCAATGAACCGTGGCGCATCAGCACAtctattttccttttcttctttccttCCAAATACACATGCTCTGTTATGTTTTTCCATTTCTATATTTCCCTGGATTTTTTTCTGAAAGTTATGTGGTTTGTGATTGACCATCTCTCTTTTCCAGCTGATAATTTTAAACGCCTGATAATTATGTAATAACTAGTTATTTTCAGGAGCACTAATCCCATCTGGATCTACTGAAAAATAACTTATTGAATTACGCTCTATGTTGCAGGTTGAAGATAGCGAACTTGCTGATGTTGCTGCAGTAAGCGCTGGAAATAACTACGAAATTGGCAACATGATAGCTGATGCTATGAGCAAGGTTGGGCGACAGGGGGTGGTTACACTTGAAGAAGGGAAGAGTGCCGAAAACAACCTCTATGTGGTTGAAGGGATGCAATTCGACCGCGGCTATATTTCTCCCTACTTTGTAACTGACAGTGAAAAAATGTCAGTGGAGTATGAGAATTGCAAGGTCTGATTCTCTATGGCTTTTTGCCACCTTGTCTACTTAAATTTCAGTAATCAACATCTCCATGAGTCCTCTGCTATTGAGCTGATGTTTTTTTGCTTTACCCAGCTGCTTCTTGTGGACAAGAAAATTAACAACGCCAGAGATCTCATCACTCTTCTGGAGGACGCTATTAAGGGTGGATATCCAATTCTAATAATCGCAGAGGATATTGAGCAGGAAGCTCTTGCAACTCTTGTGGTCAATAGGCTTAGAGGTGCACTGAAGATTGCTGCTATTAAAGCCCCTGGTTTTGGAGAGCGCAAGAGTCAATATCTGGATGATATCGCCACTCTGACGGGAGGTAAAtttaatctttggttcaaatttgaTGTGTCCCGTTGTGATATTGGTTCACTTATAAAGGTCATTATTCGTCCAGGCACTGTCATCAGAGAGGAAATTGGACTGTCCCTAGACAAAGCAGACAAAGAAGTCCTCGGAAATGCTGCCAAGGTTGTAATCACTAAGGATTCGACAACAATTGTAGGAGATGGTACTACACAGGAGGAAGTAACGAAAAGGGTTACACAAATCAAGAACCAAATTGAGGTCTGTATAATGTAAACTTGTATTACTACATGTTTCCAGTTTTCCATATCACATTTGTGTAGCGCTAGGCCTCCCGATGCAGTCCCTGTATATAGCCTTTTTCCTTGTATTTGGTTGTATCTTAGCATCAATTTGATGCACTTCATTATATGGACCACATTTTTATGCATGCTCGAGAACAGCAAATTCCTATTTGTGAAATCATGTTCTGTTTTTCTCATTTTTCTCATGGTTCCTCTGTTTGTCTTTTGGTTGCTCTGTTTTTCTGGTATATGTAAATTCAGTTTTTATCTTGCATGTGTCACTTGAAGTGTGGATAAAAAAGGCTCTCAGTAATGTTTTGTTCAACCTTTACTTTTTCAGGCTTCTGAACAGGAATATGAAAAAGAAAAGCTAAACGAGAGGATAGCTAAACTATCTGGTGGTGTTGCTGTCATTCAGGTACTTGTGTTGTTTGATATTGAGCTGTCTAGGTTGCAATTGCAGAACGGCGACTGGTTGCACGCTAGCATAATAAAGCAGCTATAAAATGATACATCTTGGTTTGTAGGTAGGAGCACAGACTGAAACCGAGCTCAAGGAAAAGAAACTGAGGGTTGAAGACGCACTGAATGCAACAAAGGTAATGCCTCCTTCTGGTGCAAGTGCAATTAAATTTCGGGATTTGTGTACCTGTGTGATCTCACTCGGAGAGCCTTCTGGTGCACTGTAGTATTGTACTGATTTTACTTTTACACCGAACTCTATATGTAATCATTTCTTGTTAATTGACTGCTCGCTTTGTGGACAGGCCGCTGTGGAGGAAGGTATTGTTGTCGGTGGTGGTTGTACCCTTCTAAGGCTTGCATCAAAAGTTGATGCCATTAAAGAAACCCTTGAGAATGATGAACAGAAGGTATGGAAAAGGCAAATGAGATTTTCTTTCTAGAAGTTTTGACATTCGAATGTTATCCTTGGTTCAGAGAGCTGGTTTCTTCCATGAAAatgaactaattgtctgtttgcctTTTTCAAGGTCGGTGCTGAAATTGTGAGGAAATCCTTGAGCTATCCACTTAAACTGATCGCGAAAAATGCTGGTGTCAATGGCAGTGTGGTCACTGAGAAGGTTTGCATTGAAATTTGTTTTCAAATCTGAATTTAATATTTAGTATCTTGTGCGTAACTAATTATGAGCTTGTCTATATTCAGGTCCTTGTGAATGACAACTTCAGGTACGGCTACAATGCCGCTACAGGGAAGTATGAGGATTTGATGGCTGCTGGCATTATTGATCCCACCAAGGTAACGAGCAAATTGTGTTGACATCTTTTTGTCTTGTCTCAGAACATTTTTTTTCTCAAACGGAATCTTTCTTTATAAAAATTGTGTTATTCAAGAAATCGAAAAGTATTTCAAAAACCCCAGGTTTATTATATTTTGCCGGGAATTGACTAGGTGGAGTGTTCTTTATGTACGCCGTCAGCCTTAATGTGCAATTATACTGAACAAGCATGATGACCCATATATAGACTCAAGGAATGCGGCAGGGGTTCTGTCCCTGGAATATTGTATCCACCCTCCCTTCACTTCGCAAGCAGTGGGCCCATAAGATAACCTGATTTCTTGCAAAACAGGTTGTGAGGTGCTGCCTGGAGCATGCCGCATCGGTGGCGAAAACTTTCATCACCTCGGACGCCGTCGTGGTCGACATCAAGGAATCTGAGAAGGCGCCTGCCGCAAACCCAATGGCCGGTTCAGGTATGCAGAGACTTGTTTAGAAAATATGTGCTCGTCGCCGATATAGTATTTGTCATCTAACTTGTTTTGATGCTGTCTGCAGGTTATGGGTTCTAAAATCTACAAGGAGACAGTAGCGCTGTTTTGGTGTCCCTTGGCAGCATGCTGCGTCGGAGGTTATACTTTGAGAAAAGAAGCTTGGGTGCCATTGTGTCGCGGGTCGAAGCCAGAAACTAAATTTTTTGGTGCTATTGTCGGGAACCCGAAAGTCAGAACGTGAGTCTTCTTTTAAAATTTTACGCTAGCAATCTAGTCCTGAAAGAAAGTCGACACTATTTTTTTTGCGAGAAAGGGAACACTGTATTTGTAGGCATAGGTAATTTATTAGTGATGTTCCCACTCAATTAATTTATTGCTTAGTCTTGTGGTAATGCTggctgtttttttttttgagacggtAATGCTCGCTGTTGTTCCATATATATGGAACATGTAAAACTGACTGTAGTGGGCCGGTTGTGCTTGTCTGATCTGCGAGGTCTTGTTTGCTGCGTCGGGTGGTTCTCTCAGCCCATCAAATACTATGGGCCCATTCTGGCCAGGCCAGCCCAGGCCAGCTCGCCAGTAGTAATACTGAAAAGATCACCTCAACTTCGAGATCACTCACTCGGCTcttatcctcaaaaaaaaaaaactcactCGGCTCTTTTTTCAACTGGCGCTTTCTTAGAAAAAAACATCAGCTGCTTGCTAAAAACCTGACTTCATTTtgaaaccaaaataaaataaaatcttgAATTAATAAATATgttcagaaaatgaaaaatgttcacgattttttTTTTTACAAATTGTAACAAATTAACTTGCACACATTTGGTAGCTGCCGTGGTAACTTGCACACATACGTGATCAAGTTTGAGTCCAGTTAATTCGAAGATGGTCTATATGGTGGATGTTGATTATAGACTTCATTGCTTTATACAGGTGTAGGTGTAGTCATGGGGGAAACATACAGCTAAAAAAAATTTCACCAAGTGACCAAATCACTGAAATTCACAGTGATTCCATGGGGAAGTAGAGACCGAGTGATTCCATGGGGAAGTAGAGACTGACAGGAAGGACAACTTACATTAAAATTGTAGTTTTCAGTTCAGCCAGAAGACCCAAGCATTCACTTGAAATTCTATCAAATAGTTGgaattttaaaaaaataataattctTTTGTACTATTTTGACCGAAAGGTAAATACTCCGGTTTCTAGTGGGATCATTGAAATTCGATGAATTGAACGGCATCTCACTAAAGGTGGAAACCATGCATATGTGTAGTGTAGTGGAGTTAGTTATAAGGTTTTACTACGTCATCACTACCAGGCCCACCTCCTTCTTTCTCAATGTTTCTTGGAGCCCGTGTTGTGACTACTAATTTGAAACCTACTTCTCTTCTATATCATCTTCTCTATCCTTAAACCATCAAGAATATATaatatactctctccgttcctgaatataagtctttttagatatttcaatatggactatatacgaagcaaaatgagtgaatctactatatacattcatatgtatattgaaatctttaaaaagacatatttagaaacggagggagtatataaatacTTATATCGTGCTTACATCATCTTATTATATTTGCTCCTAAGATCAAGCGCAAATTAGTTTGTTTTAATCTAATCTAGCGAGGAGTACATAGCTGATTTTGAAGCTACTTGCATGCACATGCATCTGTATCACTGTCCCGAAGGCAGGGACACATGCTGCAGTCCTTTTGATCTAATCTAGCAAGTGGATAAACATATTTATACTAGATAAAAAGCAAGTTGATTCTGACGTTCACGCGGGCAGAGGTCGGATCTGATCTATAAAATTCTAAATAGATCGACGGTGTAGGCACTCCACGGATTACTCTATAAGTAACTAGTTGATTCTGAAGCTATGTACTCATACATGCACATGCACACCCATACATGCGGCACAGTTCTTTTAATCTAATATGACATACTTATACTCCCTTCGTTTTCTTTTTCactttgcatataagatttgtctttgATCAAACTTATATTAAAAAATTATCAACATCTACGACACTAGAGATATGTGATATGATAACTTATTCCATGATGcatctaaaaatattaatttgataTTGTGAATGTTAATATCTTTTTCTATAACGTTGGTCTAACTTTAACTTTTTTGACTTTAGACAAATCTAATACAACCGATTAAAAAGAAACGGGTAGTTATGCTACTAATAGCACCAGTTGGCTGAACCAATCGATCTGCTGGATCTATATGCATGCAATCGAGGAGCATCAATTGTGTAATTGATGCTCACATAAGAGCATGTCATCTATAATTGTGTAATCGAGGAGCATCAATCGAGTAGTCATTACCAATTGACCGAATCCATTAGAGTACAGTTGTCTAGTAGACATGTCATCTATAGCCCACCTAAGAGCCAACCTATTAATACTCCCTTCATTCTAAAATAAATGTCTCAAGTTTAGTGCAGCTTTGTATTAAAATTAGTActctctctgtaaactaatataagagtatttagatcactaaatatttgtctttctagagatttcaataaatgactacatacggagcaaaatgagtgaatctacactctaaaatatgactatatacatccgaatgtggtagtccatttgaaatctctaaaaagacaaatatttaggaacggagggagtattagtttacagagggagtacacagttgagacacttattttgggatggagagaGTAGTTAATTATAAGGTTTAACTGCTTCACCACTCCCCGACCTACCTCATCACAATGTTTCTTGAAGAGCTATAGCTGACTACTAATTTGAAACCTACTTCTCTTCTCTCTCACGGTTCTTGTAATCTAATCTAGCAAGTGGATAAACATATCTATAGGAGACAAAAAACAAGTTGATTATGAATTTCACGCGCGCAGAGGTCGGATCTGATCTAAAATTCTTAATAAATCGACGGTGTGGGCACTCCACGGATGGCTTAAGTAGTGCCAAATCGGCCGGTGTAGTATTACTCAGCTAGCTAGCAATGGTGGCTATGGGTACGGGTTCCACAAAGAGTGGCGTTGTGTGGTGCGCCGGCCTGCTCGTCGCCGGGCTTCTCCTCATGGCGGCGGAGGCAGATTTCTGCTCCGAGGACTGCCGTGCCAAGAGCAAGACCCATTTCTTGGGCTGCGTCGGTCGGTGCAGATCTCAGCTTGAGGTTGCACGACCGGCAAACTGCGTCGCCCTCTGCCATGGCAAGCCGAGCTTTACGGCCTGCTGCAATCGCCATCGGGATGTCCGACGAGCGCCTCTGCAACTGCGTCGAGCCGACGGGGAATCCACAAGGCATGAAGAAGAAGCAAGAGGAGGAGCAGTTGGTGTCCTGAAGGCGCCGGCCCCGGCGCCGTGTGAAGTGGTCTGCCGTGACCGGGTGGGCTGGGTGGAGTACGAGCGCTGCCTCGATCGCTGCCGATGGGGAGCGTTTGTCCGACGAGCGCTTCTTCATCTTAAGCTTGCCGGCAGGGAATCGGCGGCACATGAAGAAGCAAGAGGAGGAGGAGCTGATGTCATGACGGCCGTGGCGGCGCGGCTGTCGGATGCATGCCAAGACTTTTGCCATAACCATGAGCACTTTGACTGGTGCGTCCGTCGCTGCCGGTTTGGGCCGCATCTTAGGCTTGCCGGTGGCGGTGGGGAATCAGAAGAAGCAAGCGGAGGAGCAGTGGATGTCcagacggtggcggtggcggtggcggacgtTAACCCTGACATATGCGACGACTTCTGCTGTAGCTGGCCGGCGCCGGAACACGGTTGGTGCCTCGATTTCTGCCTGGCTGGAGCGTATGTCCACCGAGCGCCTCTGCATCTCAAGCTTGCCGGCGGTGAGCCAACGACacacgaagaagaagaaggaagcggaGGAGCGGTTGATGTCCctcagccggcggcggcggcggcggcacaggtGCAGCACCATGAGGCTGTCGCAGGAGCACAGCCGGTGAAAAACACCGACCCGTGTGATGACTACTGCATGGAGCAAACTCGTTATTTTCCCAGGCCTGGGCAGTTCTTCGATTGCGTGGAGGAGTGCCACGCTGGTCATGGTCGGCTCGCCGGCGACGGCGGGAATGTGATCCCGCCGGCAGCAGCGGCGCAACATGAGGCTGCTGCAGGAGCGCAGCCGGTGAATACCGACCCGTGCGAGGCCTACTGCAAATGGCATTCTCGGGATTTTCCCGCCAAGTACACAGCCTGCGTGCGCCAGTGCCAGTCCGGTGGGCACCCCGGCGACGGCGCCCGTGTCAAGCAGGAACGCCACAAGAAGGGCGGCGAGGTCCATCTTCGCCGTGGCACCGGCAAGATAGCCATCCAATAGGACTGCCCATTTGCCTTTGTTGTATTGAGCTTAACCAGCTCGTCTTTTTTTTTTCCAAATAAAAGAATGGCCGGCTACTCGGCATTGTTTGCTTTACTTCTGTTTGCTAAAATAAAGTTTCCATTACCTCGTCCCCTTAGTATTTTGTGCCAAACTTTGATCATAGATTTAACTAAGAAAATAATAGTGCATGCCACTAAAAATTATATAGttcgatttgtatttgaacatagtttgcaGTGATATTATTttttgttacatgcattaacattttgttggttaaatttaaggtcaaaattTAGTACAAAAtgcgaaggggaccaataaaccaggatggaggtagtagttgACTAAAGCATTAATTGCATGCACAAAAGCAATAGTATACAGAGATGTGATTCATGTAAATATATAGTACTCCACTACTACCTCCTTTCCAAATTATAGGACGTTTTGTTAGGCTAAACATCTTATAATTTGAAACAGAGGAAATTAATAGCTTATTAGTTTATCGAAGCAACTGTATACATATCCTTTGAAACAAGTGGATATATATGAGATTCAACTTTGAACATGCATCTCAACGGTGTTCCCCCCCTCTCCAACAAAGTGGATATACACGTGATTACGGCTATGATAGGCTGGAAATTACCAAGAAACTCACTAAATTCGCTGATGTAATCAAGTCCAGGTGTGAAAAAAATTTCACTGCCGAAATTGTAGTATATCAATATCTACTAGCGACATGGTAGATATAGCATAGAAAATAGAGCTGCAACATGACAGGACGCCAAATGAAATCTATCAAAATCGCAACACCTAAATGATCATGAACCTCAAATTATGTATTTGTCTATCTGCTAGATATAACTGAAAAAACAAAAATTCTCCCCTCAAACTTCACCGACGAGTCTGTGGTTCGCCTCCCCTCTACCTGCCACTTCGATGGTCGGTGGCAGGGAGGGGAATCCTAGTGCATCCGCTCCTGTTAGTAGTTTAGGCTAGCGTCTTTTAGTCCTTGCAGGTGCGGTGCTCGAGCGGATGGTGGCGCTTCTTCTTCAAGTTTGTCTTCCAGGTTTCGATCCTCGCTGACTTCGTCCGTCTGGACTTAGTCGACGGAGTTCCGACATAGATTCCTTCCATCTCCTT is drawn from Triticum dicoccoides isolate Atlit2015 ecotype Zavitan chromosome 6B, WEW_v2.0, whole genome shotgun sequence and contains these coding sequences:
- the LOC119326386 gene encoding uncharacterized protein LOC119326386, with product MVAMGTGSTKSGVVWCAGLLVAGLLLMAAEADFCSEDCRAKSKTHFLGCVGRCRSQLEVARPANCVALCHGKPSFTACCNRHRDVRRAPLQLRRADGESTRHEEEARGGAVGVLKAPAPAPCEVVCRDRVGWVEYERCLDRCRWGAFVRRALLHLKLAGRESAAHEEARGGGADVMTAVAARLSDACQDFCHNHEHFDWCVRRCRFGPHLRLAGGGGESEEASGGAVDVQTVAVAVADVNPDICDDFCCSWPAPEHGWCLDFCLAGAYVHRAPLHLKLAGGEPTTHEEEEGSGGAVDVPQPAAAAAAQVQHHEAVAGAQPVKNTDPCDDYCMEQTRYFPRPGQFFDCVEECHAGHGRLAGDGGNVIPPAAAAQHEAAAGAQPVNTDPCEAYCKWHSRDFPAKYTACVRQCQSGGHPGDGARVKQERHKKGGEVHLRRGTGKIAIQ
- the LOC119322425 gene encoding ruBisCO large subunit-binding protein subunit beta, chloroplastic-like — protein: MASPFGGASTCGLSAAAPSGFAARKQLSLVSPPLVSLPKRVRPGRRCSFRVNAAKELYFNKDGSAIKKLQTGVNKLADLVGVTLGPKGRNVVLESKYGSPRIVNDGVTVAKEVELEDPVENIGAKLVRQAAAKTNDLAGDGTTTSVILAQGMIAEGVKIVAAGANPVQIARGIEKTTKALVGELRKMSKEVEDSELADVAAVSAGNNYEIGNMIADAMSKVGRQGVVTLEEGKSAENNLYVVEGMQFDRGYISPYFVTDSEKMSVEYENCKLLLVDKKINNARDLITLLEDAIKGGYPILIIAEDIEQEALATLVVNRLRGALKIAAIKAPGFGERKSQYLDDIATLTGGTVIREEIGLSLDKADKEVLGNAAKVVITKDSTTIVGDGTTQEEVTKRVTQIKNQIEASEQEYEKEKLNERIAKLSGGVAVIQVGAQTETELKEKKLRVEDALNATKAAVEEGIVVGGGCTLLRLASKVDAIKETLENDEQKVGAEIVRKSLSYPLKLIAKNAGVNGSVVTEKVLVNDNFRYGYNAATGKYEDLMAAGIIDPTKVVRCCLEHAASVAKTFITSDAVVVDIKESEKAPAANPMAGSGYGF